One window of the Pyxicephalus adspersus chromosome 5, UCB_Pads_2.0, whole genome shotgun sequence genome contains the following:
- the DCLK3 gene encoding serine/threonine-protein kinase DCLK3, with product MPGGLVNSGPCTCKHLGHQTLFHHLYSNINSKSTERKHQVTCPPIGQTVHGKPFHGLNSYTSPYFHSRNGFHTIHSENSPVKPRIVTVVKPGNHPLKKITLLLNRRSVQTFEQLIADISEALGFPRWKNDRVRKLYNLKGKEIRSVSDFFRGDDTFIALGKEQLTLRCIEIVLNELYPDRPFRKSPEHYEKLRCKLNDNGLTIDSGYDDTDLVNKCDTMSSRLTAKHDVKGLVNQKAEDTRKMKKQGKIKSDHEDLSRKMKNLELCHCKPNKLLTSSLDYVNQCEQCKEYTIKQRICTEMNTVNPMGSAEKSMGCCNEERAMLKLKNVYHRCKDKKQCNEVEEIVDSSMELYDRTYFPHSRMDSNSMQRHECSKNKCQRHKRKWAGKHSNYLTLKHNGRLIEDFLEDTKENIQIKDGKTVADNESNSKKDIMNTINSTEQKVEGGLPRKEDEKAVSSNSSPSCIKNYVDMQKNYEIGRNIGDGNFAVVKECRLRKTNEEYAMKIIDKAKLIGKEDIVKNEVSIITMLSHPNIVKLIDNFETDNEIYLILEYIKGGDLFDAITESIKFTEHDAALMMTDMCKALVYIHSKNIVHRDLKPENLLVQQNPDGSATLKLADFGLAVYVTEPIFTVCGTPTYVAPEILSEKGYGLEVDMWATGVILYILLSGFPPFRSPERNHEELFQIIQRGEYEFLSPYWDNISEEAKDLISRLLALNPKKRFTARCVLQHNWIRTSGQMNSHNLQREVSMNIGRHFRSHT from the exons gtCATCAAACACTTTTTCATCATTTGTACAGTAATATAAACTCAAAGTCTACAGAGAGGAAACACCAAGTCACATGTCCACCTATAGGCCAAACAGTACATGGAAAGCCATTTCATGGTCTAAACAGCTATACATCTCCTTATTTCCACTCTCGTAATGGTTTTCATACAATACATTCAGAGAACAGCCCAGTAAAGCCAAGAATTGTAACTGTGGTCAAGCCAGGAAATCACCCTCTCAAGAAAATCACATTGCTGCTGAATAGAAGGTCAGTGCAGACCTTTGAACAGCTTATTGCTGACATATCCGAAGCTTTAGGATTTCCTAGGTGGAAAAACGATCGTGTAAGAAAACTGTATAACCTTAAAGGCAAAGAAATACGTAGTGTGTCTGACTTCTTTCGTGGGGATGACACATTTATAGCTTTGGGTAAGGAACAACTGACTCTCAGATGCATTGAAATTGTGCTTAATGAACTTTATCCTGATAGACCTTTCAGAAAAAGTCCAGAGCATTATGAAAAACTTAGATGCAAATTAAATGACAATGGACTAACTATAGATAGTGGCTATGACGACACAGACTTGGTCAACAAATGTGACACAATGTCTTCAAGGCTGACAGCCAAACATGATGTTAAGGGTCTTGTCAATCAAAAGGCAGAAGATAccaggaaaatgaaaaaacaaggaaaaattaAAAGTGATCATGAAGATTTGtctagaaaaatgaaaaatcttgAACTTTGTCATTGCAAACCAAACAAATTGTTGACTTCAAGTTTAGACTATGTCAACCAATGTGAGCAATGTAAAGAATATACAATTAAACAAAGAATTTGCACTGAAATGAACACAGTTAACCCAATGGGCTCTGCTGAAAAGTCAATGGGTTGCTGTAACGAAGAAAGAGCAATGCTAAAATTGAAGAATGTCTATCACAGATGTAAGgacaaaaaacaatgtaatgaagTAGAAGAAATAGTGGACAGCAGCATGGAACTGTATGATCGAACATACTTTCCACATTCCAGAATGGACAGTAATAGTATGCAAAGACATGAGTGCTCTAAGAATAAATGCCAAcgacacaaaagaaaatgggcTGGGAAGCATTCCAACTACCTAACATTAAAACATAATGGAAGGCTTATTGAGGATTTCCTGGAAGacacaaaagaaaacatacaaataaaagatgGCAAAACAGTGGCTGACAATGAATCCAACAGTAAGAAGGACATCATGAACACTATTAACTCAACAGAACAAAAGGTGGAAGGTGGATTGCCAAGAAAGGAAGATGAAAAGGCAGTTTCTAGCAATAGCAGTCCATCTTGTATAAAAAACTATGtggatatgcaaaaaaattatgaGATTGGCAGGAATATTGGTGATGGGAACTTTGCAGTTGTAAAAGAGTGTAGACTTCGAAAAACAAACGAAGAGTATGCCATGAAAATTATTGATAAAGCAAAACTAATAGGAAAAGAGGACATTGTTAAAAATGAAGTTAGCATAATAACAATGCTTTCCCACCCAAATATTGTAAAACTTATCGATAATTTTGAGACTGACAATGAAATTTATTTGATATTGGAGTACATTAAAGGGGGAGACCTATTTGATGCTATTACTGAGAGCATTAAATTTACTGAACATGATGCAGCCCTTATGATGACTGACATGTGCAAAGCTTTAGTATATATCCACAGCAAGAATATTGTACACAGGGACCTCAAGCCTGAGAACCTTTTG GTACAGCAAAATCCTGATGGATCTGCCACCCTGAAACTGGCAGACTTTGGACTTGCTGTTTATGTGACAGAGCCTATCTTCACTGTTTGTGGAACCCCAACATATGTGGCGCCTGAAATACTATCAGAAAAAG gATATGGTTTAGAAGTTGACATGTGGGCCACTGGAGTTATCTTGTACATACTGCTATCAGGCTTTCCCCCTTTCCGGAGTCCAGAACGCAATCATGAAGAATTATTCCAGATAATACAACGTGGAGAATATGAATTCTTGTCACCCTACTGGGATAACATCTCAGAAG AGGCTAAAGATTTGATCAGCAGATTGCTTGCACTCAATCCCAAGAAGAGGTTTACTGCCCGTTGTGTTTTACAGCACAACTGGATCAGAACAAGTGGTCAAATGAACAGTCATAACCTGCAGAGAGAAGTTAGCATGAACATTGGTCGCCATTTCCGCAGCCATACCTAG